The Janthinobacterium lividum genome has a window encoding:
- a CDS encoding methyl-accepting chemotaxis protein: MKFLSNLTIGTRLATGFGAIGAMLIIISCLGIAMLGKINQGTGHIVHDSMPKIELANSVSANINDIAIALRNMMLSADPADQRKQTDAILAARQAAAGNLGKLASMLDSERERALLAKMNDANTRYAQGQEALLELIRSGTPDDSSAYLYGQLRPVLLVYKQLIAEQISLQNTLANTAGDEANATYANTRTLLIGMSLAALAIAAALAYGITRSITGPVTTALQVANTVAAGDLRSQITVQSRDEMGQLLQALKRMNDNLAQTVGTVRAGTETIASASSEVAAGSLDLSARTEQQASSLEETASSMEELTSTVKQNADNARQAHVLADTASGVAQRGGAVIAQVVATMRQIDASSNKIADIIGVIDGIAFQTNILALNAAVEAARAGEQGRGFAVVATEVRSLAHRSAAAAKEIKTLIDDSTQTVAAGSELVHQAGNTMSDLVDSVRRVTDIMEEITSASAEQTAGIEQINQAISEMDNVTQQNAALVEESAAAAAAMQEQAATLAQVVSAFKLDAGKPQAKAAVATPSAPRQQAITLRVPAARKAAPAAAASSDWEEF, encoded by the coding sequence ATGAAGTTTTTATCCAACCTGACCATCGGCACACGCCTCGCCACAGGCTTTGGCGCCATCGGCGCCATGCTGATCATCATCTCCTGTCTGGGCATCGCCATGCTGGGCAAGATCAACCAGGGCACCGGCCATATCGTGCATGACAGCATGCCCAAGATTGAGCTCGCCAACAGCGTGTCGGCCAACATCAATGACATCGCCATTGCCCTGCGCAACATGATGCTCAGCGCCGATCCGGCCGACCAGCGCAAGCAAACCGACGCCATCCTGGCCGCGCGCCAGGCGGCGGCCGGCAATCTCGGCAAGCTCGCGAGCATGCTTGATTCCGAGCGCGAACGCGCTTTACTGGCCAAGATGAACGACGCCAACACGCGCTACGCACAGGGACAGGAGGCCTTGCTTGAACTGATCAGGAGCGGCACGCCGGACGACAGCAGCGCCTACCTGTACGGCCAGCTGCGCCCCGTCTTACTCGTCTACAAGCAATTGATTGCTGAACAGATCAGCTTGCAAAACACCCTGGCCAACACGGCGGGCGACGAGGCCAATGCGACCTATGCCAACACGCGCACCTTGCTGATCGGCATGTCGCTGGCGGCGCTGGCCATTGCGGCGGCGTTGGCATATGGCATCACGCGCTCCATCACCGGTCCCGTCACCACGGCATTGCAGGTGGCCAACACGGTGGCCGCTGGCGATTTGCGCAGCCAGATCACCGTACAGTCGCGCGATGAAATGGGGCAACTGTTGCAGGCGCTCAAGCGCATGAACGACAACCTGGCGCAAACAGTGGGCACGGTGCGCGCCGGTACGGAAACCATCGCCTCGGCCTCGTCCGAAGTGGCGGCGGGCAGCCTGGACCTGTCTGCGCGCACGGAGCAGCAAGCCAGCTCGCTGGAAGAGACAGCCTCTTCCATGGAAGAGCTGACCTCGACCGTCAAGCAGAATGCCGACAATGCTCGCCAGGCGCATGTGCTGGCCGACACGGCCTCCGGCGTGGCGCAGCGTGGCGGCGCCGTCATCGCGCAAGTGGTGGCGACCATGCGGCAAATCGACGCCTCATCGAACAAGATTGCCGACATCATCGGCGTCATCGACGGCATCGCGTTCCAGACCAACATTCTGGCCTTGAACGCGGCCGTGGAAGCGGCGCGCGCGGGCGAGCAGGGCCGCGGCTTTGCCGTCGTGGCCACGGAAGTGCGCAGCCTGGCGCACCGCTCGGCTGCCGCGGCAAAGGAAATCAAGACCCTGATCGACGACTCGACCCAGACCGTGGCGGCCGGCAGCGAGCTCGTGCACCAGGCCGGCAATACCATGAGCGACCTGGTCGACAGCGTGCGCCGCGTCACCGACATCATGGAAGAGATCACGTCCGCCAGCGCGGAACAGACGGCCGGCATCGAGCAAATCAACCAGGCCATCAGCGAGATGGACAACGTCACCCAGCAAAACGCGGCCCTGGTGGAAGAATCGGCGGCCGCCGCCGCAGCCATGCAGGAGCAGGCGGCCACCTTGGCGCAGGTGGTGAGTGCGTTCAAGCTTGACGCCGGTAAGCCGCAGGCCAAAGCGGCAGTCGCCACGCCAAGCGCACCGCGCCAGCAAGCCATCACACTACGCGTGCCGGCGGCGAGGAAAGCTGCGCCGGCAGCAGCGGCGTCATCCGACTGGGAAGAGTTCTAA
- a CDS encoding methionine synthase: protein MKKLLPTSTAGSLPKPSWLAQPEKLWSPWKLQDEELIEGKQDALRLSLQEQQQAGIDIVSDGEQTRQHFVTTFIEHLSGVDFDKRETVRIRDRYDASVPTVVGAVSRPKPVFVEDAKFLRQQTTQPIKWALPGPMTMIDTLYDSHYKSREKLAWEFAKILNQEARELEAAGVDIIQFDEPAFNVFFDEVNDWGIATLERAIEGLKCETAVHICYGYGIKANTDWKNTLGSEWRQYEESFPKLQKSNIDIISLECHNSRVPIDLIELIRGKKVMVGAIDVASNTIETPEEVANTLRKALRFVDADKLYPSTNCGMAPLSRRVARGKLHALSAGADIIRGELSA from the coding sequence ATGAAAAAATTATTGCCTACTTCAACCGCCGGCAGCTTGCCCAAACCTTCCTGGCTTGCCCAGCCTGAAAAACTCTGGTCGCCCTGGAAATTGCAGGACGAGGAACTGATCGAGGGCAAACAGGATGCCTTGCGTTTGTCGCTGCAGGAACAGCAGCAGGCAGGCATCGATATCGTCAGTGATGGCGAGCAGACCCGCCAGCATTTCGTCACCACCTTCATCGAGCATCTGAGCGGCGTTGATTTTGACAAACGCGAGACCGTCAGAATTCGTGACCGCTATGATGCGAGCGTGCCGACCGTCGTTGGCGCCGTGAGCCGCCCGAAGCCGGTTTTTGTGGAAGACGCCAAGTTTTTACGTCAGCAAACCACGCAACCGATCAAATGGGCCCTGCCAGGTCCGATGACGATGATTGATACGCTGTATGACAGCCACTACAAGAGCCGCGAAAAACTGGCCTGGGAATTCGCTAAAATCCTCAATCAGGAAGCCCGAGAACTGGAGGCGGCTGGCGTCGACATCATCCAGTTTGACGAACCCGCCTTCAATGTTTTCTTTGATGAAGTGAATGATTGGGGGATTGCTACCCTGGAAAGGGCGATTGAAGGACTCAAATGCGAAACGGCCGTCCATATTTGCTATGGTTACGGCATCAAAGCCAATACTGACTGGAAAAATACGCTGGGGTCCGAATGGCGTCAATACGAAGAATCTTTTCCCAAGCTGCAGAAATCGAATATCGATATCATCTCGCTGGAATGCCACAACTCACGTGTTCCCATCGACCTGATTGAACTCATCCGTGGCAAAAAAGTGATGGTCGGGGCCATTGACGTGGCAAGCAATACCATTGAAACGCCGGAGGAAGTCGCCAACACCCTGCGCAAAGCGCTGCGGTTTGTCGATGCCGACAAGCTCTACCCTAGCACCAACTGTGGCATGGCGCCCTTGTCTCGTCGGGTAGCAAGAGGCAAATTGCATGCGCTCAGTGCAGGCGCAGACATCATCCGGGGAGAGCTTTCGGCCTAG